The following are encoded in a window of Urocitellus parryii isolate mUroPar1 chromosome 7, mUroPar1.hap1, whole genome shotgun sequence genomic DNA:
- the Psmc5 gene encoding 26S proteasome regulatory subunit 8 isoform X1: protein MALDGPEQMELEEGKAGSGLRQYYLSKIEELQLIVNDKSQNLRRLQAQRNELNAKVRLLREELQLLQEQGSYVGEVVRAMDKKKVLVKVHPEGKFVVDVDKNIDINDVTPNCRVALRNDSYTLHKILPNKVDPLVSLMMVEKVPDSTYEMIGGLDKQIKEIKEVIELPVKHPELFEALGIAQPKGVLLYGPPGTGKTLLARAVAHHTDCTFIRVSGSELVQKFIGEGARMVRELFVMAREHAPSIIFMDEIDSIGSSRLEGGSGGDSEVQRTMLELLNQLDGFEATKNIKVIMATNRIDILDSALLRPGRIDRKIEFPPPNEEARLDILKIHSRKMNLTRGINLRKIAELMPGASGAEVKGVCTEAGMYALRERRVHVTQEDFEMAVAKVMQKDSEKNMSIKKLWK, encoded by the exons ATGGCGCTTGACGGGCCAGAGCAG ATGGAACTGGAAGAGGGAAAAGCAGGCAGCGGACTCCGTCAATATTATCTGTCCAAGATTGAAGAACTCCAG CTGATTGTGAATGATAAAAGCCAAAACCTCCGGCGGCTGCAGGCACAGAGGAATGAACTAAATGCAAAAG TTCGCCTATTGCGAGAGGAGCTACAGCTGCTGCAGGAACAGGGCTCCTATGTGGGAGAAGTAGTTCGGGCCATGGATAAGAAGAAAGTGTTGGTCAAG GTACATCCTGAGGGCAAGTTTGTCGTAGATGTGGACAAGAACATCGACATCAATGAT GTGACACCCAATTGTCGGGTGGCTCTAAGAAATGACAGCTACACTCTGCACAAGATCCTACCTAACAAGGTGGACCCTCTGGTGTCACTGATGATGGTGGAGAAGGTGCCAGATTCAACTTATGAAATGATTGGTGGGCTGGACAAACAAATCAAGGAGATCAAAGAAGTGATTGAGCTGCCAGTGAAGCACCCCGAGCTCTTTGAAGCACTGGGCATTGCACAGCCCAAG GGAGTGCTGCTGTATGGACCCCCAGGGACAGGGAAGACACTGTTGGCCCGGGCTGTGGCTCATCATACAGACTGTACCTTTATTCGTGTCTCTGGCTCTGAATTAGTACAGAAGTTCATCGGGGAAG GGGCAAGAATGGTGAGGGAGCTGTTTGTCATGGCACGAGAACACGCTCCATCTATTATCTTCATGGATGAAATTGACTCCATTGGCTCTTCACGGCTGGAAGGGGGCTCTGGAGGGGACAGTGAAGTGCAGCGCACAATGCTAGAGCTACTCAACCAGCTGGATGGCTTTGAGGCCACTAAGAATATTAAG GTTATTATGGCTACTAATAGGATTGATATCCTGGATTCTGCACTGCTTCGCCCTGGGCGCATCGACAGGAAAATTGAATTCCCACCTCCCAATGAGGAG GCCCGACTGGACATTTTGAAGATTCACTCTCGAAAAATGAATCTGACCCGGGGGATCAACCTGAGAAAAATTGCTGAGTTGATGCCAGGAGCATCAGGGGCCGAAGTTAAG GGTGTATGCACAGAGGCTGGCATGTATGCACTACGGGAACGGCGAGTCCACGTCACCCAGGAGGACTTTGAGATGGCAGTAGCCAAG GTCATGCAGAAGGATAGTGAGAAAAACATGTCCATCAAGAAACTTTGGAAGTGA
- the Ftsj3 gene encoding pre-rRNA 2'-O-ribose RNA methyltransferase FTSJ3, whose translation MGKKGKVGKSRRDKFYHLAKETGYRSRSAFKLIQLNRRFQFLQKARALLDLCAAPGGWLQVAAKFMPVSSLIVGVDLVPIKPLPNVVTLQEDITTERCRQALRKELKTWKVDVVLNDGAPNVGASWVHDAYSQAHLTLMALRLACDFLARGGCFITKVFRSRDYQPLLWIFQQLFRRVQATKPQASRHESAEIFVVCQGFLAPDKVDSKFFDPKFAFKEVEVQAKTVTELVSKKKPKAEGYAEGDLTLYHRTSVTDFLRAANPVDFLSKASEISINDEELAQHPATTEDIQACCQDIRVLGRKELRSLLNWRTKLRRYVAKKLKEQAKALDLSLSSGEEEEGEEEEESTGGTTKQPSKEEEEEEQLNQTLAEMKAQEVAELRRKKKKLLREQRKQRERVELKMDLPGVSIADEGETGMFSLRTIRGHQLLEEVTQGDMSAADTFLADLPRDDIYVSDAEDDDDDASLDSDLDSEELAGVSRHQGLKDQKSVRFTQVDNDKEEEVEEENPLLVPLEEKTVLQEEQANLWFSKDGFSGIEDDADEALEISQAQLLYESRRKGQQQRNQQPQPPPPSSLKTERKSPQCQDEIPKRIEAPSGTKSATHPGGEERDGSSESDSSSSEDEESWESSHGKKRSRRSKSDDDGFEVVPIEDPVKHRILDPEGLALGAVIASSKKAKRDLIDNSFNRYTFNEDEEELPEWFVQEEKQHRIRQLPIDKKEVEYYRKRWREINARPIKKVAEAKARKKRRMLKKLEQTKKKAEAVVNTVDISEREKVAQLRSLYKKAGLGKEKRQVTYVVAKKGVGRKVRRPAGVRGHFKVVDSRMKKDQRAQQRKDQKKKQKRK comes from the exons ATGGGCAAGAAGGGCAAAGTCGGCAAGAGTCGGCGGGACAAGTTTTATCACCTGGCAAAGGAGACTG GTTATCGTTCCCGCTCTGCTTTCAAGCTGATCCAACTCAATCGCCGCTTTCAGTTCCTGCAGAAAGCTCGAGCCTTGTTGGATCTGTGTGCTGCGCCAGGAGGCTG GCTGCAGGTGGCTGCCAAGTTTATGCCTGTGTCCAGCCTTATTGTGG GAGTGGACTTGGTTCCAATCAAGCCTCTCCCCAATGTGGTGACTCTCCAGGAGGACATCACTACAGAACGATGTAGGCAG GCCCTGAGGAAGGAGCTGAAGACCTGGAAGGTTGATGTTGTACTCAATGATGGGGCCCCCAATGTTGGGGCCAGCTGGGTCCATGATGCCTACTCACAAG CCCACTTGACACTGATGGCTCTACGTCTGGCTTGTGATTTTTTGGCTCGTGGTGGTTGCTTCATTACAAAGGTTTTTCGTTCTCGAGATTATCAGCCCTTGCTGTGGATATTCCAGCAGCTGTTCCGCCGGGTCCAGGCCACAAAACCCCAAGCCTCTCGCCATGAATCTGCAGAAATCTTTGTAGTCTGCCAGG GATTTCTGGCTCCTGACAAGGTTGACAGTAAATTCTTCGATCCCAAGTTTGCCTTCAAGGAGGTTGAGGTTCAAGCTAAGACTGTTACTGAGTTGGTGTCCAAGAAGAAGCCAAAG GCTGAAGGCTATGCTGAGGGTGACCTTACTCTTTATCACCGCACTTCAGTCACTGACTTCTTGCGAGCTGCCAACCCTGTTGACTTCCTCTCCAAGGCCAGCGAA ATTTCAATAAATGATGAAGAATTGGCACAGCATCCAGCCACCACTGAAGACATACAGGCATGCTGTCAGGACATCAGAGTGCTGGGGCGCAAGGAGCTCAG GTCACTACTGAACTGGAGAACAAAACTTCGACGATATGTGGCCAAGAAGCTAAAAGAGCAAGCAAAGGCACTAGATCTCAG TCTCAGctcaggagaggaggaggaaggtgaggaagaggaggagtcaACGGGTGGAACCACAAAGCAGCCTtccaaggaggaggaagaagaggagcaaCTAAACCAAACCCTGGCGGAGATGAAAGCCCAGGAGGTAGCAGAATTAAGGAG gaagaaaaagaagttgcTACGTGAGCAGAGAAAGCAGCGGGAACGAGTAGAACTGAAGATGGATCTGCCTGGGGTTTCCATTGCGGATGAGGGGGAGACAGGCATGTTCTCCCTGCGCACCATTCGGGGTCACCAG ttgttaGAGGAAGTAACACAAGGTGACATGAGTGCTGCAGACACATTTCTGGCTGATTTGCCAAGAGATGACATCTATGTGTCAGATGCTGAGGACGATGATGATGATGCATCTCTGGACAGTGATCTGGATTCAGAGGAGTTGGCAGGAGTCAGTAGACATCAAGGTCTAAAGGACCAAAAGAg TGTGCGGTTTACTCAAGTAGATAATGATAAAGAGGAAGAGGTGGAAGAAGAAAATCCACTGTTGGTACCACTGGAGGAAAAGACAGTGCTGCAGGAAGAACAAGCCAATTTGTGGTTCTCAAAG GATGGCTTCAGTGGGATTGAGGATGATGCTGATGAGGCCCTGGAAATCAGTCAGGCCCAGTTATTATATGAGAGCCGCCGGAAGGGGCAGCAGCAAAGAAACCAGCAGCCACAGCCACCACCACCTTCCAGTTTAAAGACTGAGAGGAAGTCTCCCCAGTGCCAGGATGAGATCCCTAAGAGGATAGAGGCTCCCTCCGGAACAAAAAGTGCCACTCATCctggaggggaagaaagagatgGCAGCTCAGAGAGTGATAGCAGTAGCAGCGAGGATGAAGAGAG CTGGGAGTCATCCCATGGTAAAAAGCGAAGCCGGAGATCTAAGTCTGATGACGACGGATTTGAGGTAGTGCCTATTGAGGACCCAG TGAAACATCGGATTCTAGATCCTGAAGGCCTTGCTCTAGGTGCTGTAATTGCCTCTTCCAAAAAGGCCAAGAGAGACCTTATAGACAACTCCTTCAACCG GTACACATTTAATGAAGATGAGGAGGAGCTTCCAGAATGGTTTGTGCAGGAAGAGAAGCAGCACCGGATAAGGCAACTGCCTATCGATAAGAAGGAGGTGGAGTATTACCGGAAACGCTGGCGGGAAATTAATGCACGTCCTATCAAGAAAGTGGCTGAGGCCAAGGCTAGAAAGAAACGGAGG ATGCTGAAGAAGCTGGAGCAAACCAAGAAGAAGGCTGAAGCTGTGGTGAACACAGTGGACATCTCAGAAAGAGAGAAGGTGGCACAGCTAAGAAG TCTCTACAAGAAGGCTGGGCTTGGCAAGGAGAAACGCCAAGTCACCTATGTTGTAGCTAAAAAAGGTGTGGGCCGCAAGGTGAGGCGGCCAGCTGGAGTTAGAGGTCATTTTAAGGTGGTGGACTCCAGGATGAAGAAGGATCAGCGGGCACAACAACGTAAGGaccagaagaaaaaacagaagcgGAAGTGA
- the Psmc5 gene encoding 26S proteasome regulatory subunit 8 isoform X2: MELEEGKAGSGLRQYYLSKIEELQLIVNDKSQNLRRLQAQRNELNAKVRLLREELQLLQEQGSYVGEVVRAMDKKKVLVKVHPEGKFVVDVDKNIDINDVTPNCRVALRNDSYTLHKILPNKVDPLVSLMMVEKVPDSTYEMIGGLDKQIKEIKEVIELPVKHPELFEALGIAQPKGVLLYGPPGTGKTLLARAVAHHTDCTFIRVSGSELVQKFIGEGARMVRELFVMAREHAPSIIFMDEIDSIGSSRLEGGSGGDSEVQRTMLELLNQLDGFEATKNIKVIMATNRIDILDSALLRPGRIDRKIEFPPPNEEARLDILKIHSRKMNLTRGINLRKIAELMPGASGAEVKGVCTEAGMYALRERRVHVTQEDFEMAVAKVMQKDSEKNMSIKKLWK; the protein is encoded by the exons ATGGAACTGGAAGAGGGAAAAGCAGGCAGCGGACTCCGTCAATATTATCTGTCCAAGATTGAAGAACTCCAG CTGATTGTGAATGATAAAAGCCAAAACCTCCGGCGGCTGCAGGCACAGAGGAATGAACTAAATGCAAAAG TTCGCCTATTGCGAGAGGAGCTACAGCTGCTGCAGGAACAGGGCTCCTATGTGGGAGAAGTAGTTCGGGCCATGGATAAGAAGAAAGTGTTGGTCAAG GTACATCCTGAGGGCAAGTTTGTCGTAGATGTGGACAAGAACATCGACATCAATGAT GTGACACCCAATTGTCGGGTGGCTCTAAGAAATGACAGCTACACTCTGCACAAGATCCTACCTAACAAGGTGGACCCTCTGGTGTCACTGATGATGGTGGAGAAGGTGCCAGATTCAACTTATGAAATGATTGGTGGGCTGGACAAACAAATCAAGGAGATCAAAGAAGTGATTGAGCTGCCAGTGAAGCACCCCGAGCTCTTTGAAGCACTGGGCATTGCACAGCCCAAG GGAGTGCTGCTGTATGGACCCCCAGGGACAGGGAAGACACTGTTGGCCCGGGCTGTGGCTCATCATACAGACTGTACCTTTATTCGTGTCTCTGGCTCTGAATTAGTACAGAAGTTCATCGGGGAAG GGGCAAGAATGGTGAGGGAGCTGTTTGTCATGGCACGAGAACACGCTCCATCTATTATCTTCATGGATGAAATTGACTCCATTGGCTCTTCACGGCTGGAAGGGGGCTCTGGAGGGGACAGTGAAGTGCAGCGCACAATGCTAGAGCTACTCAACCAGCTGGATGGCTTTGAGGCCACTAAGAATATTAAG GTTATTATGGCTACTAATAGGATTGATATCCTGGATTCTGCACTGCTTCGCCCTGGGCGCATCGACAGGAAAATTGAATTCCCACCTCCCAATGAGGAG GCCCGACTGGACATTTTGAAGATTCACTCTCGAAAAATGAATCTGACCCGGGGGATCAACCTGAGAAAAATTGCTGAGTTGATGCCAGGAGCATCAGGGGCCGAAGTTAAG GGTGTATGCACAGAGGCTGGCATGTATGCACTACGGGAACGGCGAGTCCACGTCACCCAGGAGGACTTTGAGATGGCAGTAGCCAAG GTCATGCAGAAGGATAGTGAGAAAAACATGTCCATCAAGAAACTTTGGAAGTGA
- the Smarcd2 gene encoding SWI/SNF-related matrix-associated actin-dependent regulator of chromatin subfamily D member 2 isoform X1 has product MSGRGAGGFPLPPLSPGGGAVAAALGAPPPPAGPGMLPGPALRGPGPAGGVGGPGTAAFRPMGPAGPAAQYQRPGMSPGSRMPMAGLQVGPPAGSPFGTAAPLRPGMPPTMMDPFRKRLLVPQAQPPIPAQRRGLKRRKMADKVLPQRIRELVPESQAYMDLLAFERKLDQTIARKRMEIQEAIKKPLTQKRKLRIYISNTFSPSKAEGDSTGTAGTPGGTPAGDKVASWELRVEGKLLDDPSKQKRKFSSFFKSLVIELDKELYGPDNHLVEWHRMPTTQETDGFQVKRPGDLNVKCTLLLMLDHQPPQYKLDPRLARLLGVHTQTRAAIMQALWLYIKHNQLQDGHEREYINCNRYFRQIFSCGRLRFSEIPMKLAGLLQHPDPIVINHVISVDPNDQKKTACYDIDVEVDDPLKAQMSNFLASTTNQQEIASLDVKIHETIESINQLKTQRDFMLSFSTDPQDFIQEWLRSQRRDLKIITDVIGNPEEERRAAFYHQPWAQEAVGRHIFAKVQQRRQELEQVLGIRLT; this is encoded by the exons ATGTCGGGCCGTGGCGCGGGCGGGTTCCCGCTGCCCCCTCTGAGTCCCGGCGGCGGCGCCGTGGCTGCGGCCCTGGGAGCGCCGCCTCCCCCAGCGGGACCCGGAATGCTGCCCGGCCCGGCGCTTAGGGGCCCGGGGCCCGCTGGAGGCGTGGGGGGACCCGGGACCGCCGCCTTCCGCCCTATGGGCCCCGCGGGCCCTGCTGCTCAGTACCAG CGGCCTGGCATGTCCCCAGGGAGCCGCATGCCCATGGCTGGCTTGCAGGTGGGACCCCCTGCTGGCTCCCCATTTGGTACTGCTGCTCCACTTCGACCTGGCATGCCACCCACCATGATGGATCCATTCCGAAAACGCCTGCTtgtgccccaggcccagcccccaattcctgcCCAGCGCCGGGG GttaaagaggaggaagatggcAGATAAGGTTCTACCTCAGCGA ATTCGGGAGCTTGTCCCAGAGTCTCAGGCATACATGGATCTCTTAGCTTTTGAGCGGAAGCTGGACCAGACCATTGCTCGCAAGCGGATGGAGATCCAGGAGGCCATCAAAAAGCCTCTGACA CAAAAGCGGAAGCTTCGGATCTACATTTCCAATACATTCAGTCCCAGCAAGGCAGAAGGTGATAGTACAGGAACTGCAGGGACCCCTGGGGGAACTCCAGCAGGTGACAAGGTGGCTTCCTGGGAACTCCGAGTGGAGGGAAAACTGCTGGATGAT CCTAGCAAACAGAAGAggaagttttcttcattttttaagagTCTCGTCATTGAGTTGGACAAGGAACTATATGGACCTGACAACCACCTGGTGGAG TGGCACCGAATGCCCACCACCCAGGAGACAGATGGCTTCCAGGTGAAACGACCAGGGGACCTAAATGTCAAATGCACCCTCCTGCTCATGCTGGATCATCAG CCTCCCCAGTATAAACTGGACCCTCGGCTGGCAAGGCTGCTGGGAGTGCACACACAGACAAGGGCTGCCATTATGCAGGCCCTGTGGCTTTATATCAAGCACAATCAACTGCAAGATGGGCATGAGCGTGAATACATCAACTGCAACCGTTACTTCCGCCAG ATCTTCAGCTGTGGCCGACTCCGTTTCTCTGAGATTCCCATGAAGCTGGCTGGATTGCTGCAGCATCCAGATCCCATTGTCATCAACCACGTCATCAG TGTGGACCCAAATGACCAGAAGAAGACAGCCTGTTATGACATTGATGTGGAGGTGGATGACCCATTGAAAGCTCAGATGAGCAATTTTCTGGCCTCTACCACTAACCAGCAGGAGATTGCCTCTTTAGACGTCAAG ATCCATGAGACCATTGAGTCCATCAACCAGTTGAAGACTCAGAGGGATTTCATGCTCAGCTTTAGCACTGACCCCCAGGATTTCATCCAGGAATGGCTCCGTTCTCAACGCCGAGACCTCAAA ATCATCACTGATGTGATCGGAAATCCTGAGGAAGAGAGACGGGCTGCTTTCTACCATCAGCCCTGGGCCCAAGAAGCAGTGGGGAGGCACATCTTTGCCAAG GTGCAGCAGCGAAGGCAGGAACTGGAACAGGTGCTGGGAATTCGCCTGACCTAA
- the Smarcd2 gene encoding SWI/SNF-related matrix-associated actin-dependent regulator of chromatin subfamily D member 2 isoform X2, translating to MSGRGAGGFPLPPLSPGGGAVAAALGAPPPPAGPGMLPGPALRGPGPAGGVGGPGTAAFRPMGPAGPAAQYQRPGMSPGSRMPMAGLQVGPPAGSPFGTAAPLRPGMPPTMMDPFRKRLLVPQAQPPIPAQRRGLKRRKMADKVLPQRIRELVPESQAYMDLLAFERKLDQTIARKRMEIQEAIKKPLTPSKQKRKFSSFFKSLVIELDKELYGPDNHLVEWHRMPTTQETDGFQVKRPGDLNVKCTLLLMLDHQPPQYKLDPRLARLLGVHTQTRAAIMQALWLYIKHNQLQDGHEREYINCNRYFRQIFSCGRLRFSEIPMKLAGLLQHPDPIVINHVISVDPNDQKKTACYDIDVEVDDPLKAQMSNFLASTTNQQEIASLDVKIHETIESINQLKTQRDFMLSFSTDPQDFIQEWLRSQRRDLKIITDVIGNPEEERRAAFYHQPWAQEAVGRHIFAKVQQRRQELEQVLGIRLT from the exons ATGTCGGGCCGTGGCGCGGGCGGGTTCCCGCTGCCCCCTCTGAGTCCCGGCGGCGGCGCCGTGGCTGCGGCCCTGGGAGCGCCGCCTCCCCCAGCGGGACCCGGAATGCTGCCCGGCCCGGCGCTTAGGGGCCCGGGGCCCGCTGGAGGCGTGGGGGGACCCGGGACCGCCGCCTTCCGCCCTATGGGCCCCGCGGGCCCTGCTGCTCAGTACCAG CGGCCTGGCATGTCCCCAGGGAGCCGCATGCCCATGGCTGGCTTGCAGGTGGGACCCCCTGCTGGCTCCCCATTTGGTACTGCTGCTCCACTTCGACCTGGCATGCCACCCACCATGATGGATCCATTCCGAAAACGCCTGCTtgtgccccaggcccagcccccaattcctgcCCAGCGCCGGGG GttaaagaggaggaagatggcAGATAAGGTTCTACCTCAGCGA ATTCGGGAGCTTGTCCCAGAGTCTCAGGCATACATGGATCTCTTAGCTTTTGAGCGGAAGCTGGACCAGACCATTGCTCGCAAGCGGATGGAGATCCAGGAGGCCATCAAAAAGCCTCTGACA CCTAGCAAACAGAAGAggaagttttcttcattttttaagagTCTCGTCATTGAGTTGGACAAGGAACTATATGGACCTGACAACCACCTGGTGGAG TGGCACCGAATGCCCACCACCCAGGAGACAGATGGCTTCCAGGTGAAACGACCAGGGGACCTAAATGTCAAATGCACCCTCCTGCTCATGCTGGATCATCAG CCTCCCCAGTATAAACTGGACCCTCGGCTGGCAAGGCTGCTGGGAGTGCACACACAGACAAGGGCTGCCATTATGCAGGCCCTGTGGCTTTATATCAAGCACAATCAACTGCAAGATGGGCATGAGCGTGAATACATCAACTGCAACCGTTACTTCCGCCAG ATCTTCAGCTGTGGCCGACTCCGTTTCTCTGAGATTCCCATGAAGCTGGCTGGATTGCTGCAGCATCCAGATCCCATTGTCATCAACCACGTCATCAG TGTGGACCCAAATGACCAGAAGAAGACAGCCTGTTATGACATTGATGTGGAGGTGGATGACCCATTGAAAGCTCAGATGAGCAATTTTCTGGCCTCTACCACTAACCAGCAGGAGATTGCCTCTTTAGACGTCAAG ATCCATGAGACCATTGAGTCCATCAACCAGTTGAAGACTCAGAGGGATTTCATGCTCAGCTTTAGCACTGACCCCCAGGATTTCATCCAGGAATGGCTCCGTTCTCAACGCCGAGACCTCAAA ATCATCACTGATGTGATCGGAAATCCTGAGGAAGAGAGACGGGCTGCTTTCTACCATCAGCCCTGGGCCCAAGAAGCAGTGGGGAGGCACATCTTTGCCAAG GTGCAGCAGCGAAGGCAGGAACTGGAACAGGTGCTGGGAATTCGCCTGACCTAA